From a region of the Candidatus Omnitrophota bacterium genome:
- a CDS encoding chorismate mutase: MPNLPSLRRRIDRLDEQLLRLLNQRAALALAIGRIKHRRKWPVFDAAREASVLKHVVHANRGPLSPRAVEHAFQAILCECRRRERRSAKRRRQSPVSK, encoded by the coding sequence ATGCCGAATCTGCCGTCGCTACGCCGTCGAATTGACCGGCTGGATGAGCAGCTCTTGCGCCTGCTGAATCAGCGGGCCGCTTTGGCACTCGCCATCGGCCGGATCAAGCATCGGCGCAAGTGGCCGGTGTTTGACGCGGCGCGCGAGGCCTCGGTGTTGAAGCACGTGGTCCACGCCAACCGTGGCCCGCTCTCGCCGCGGGCGGTCGAGCATGCGTTCCAAGCCATTTTGTGCGAGTGCCGCCGCCGTGAGCGTCGTTCTGCGAAACGGCGACGACAGAGTCCAGTGAGTAAGTGA
- the scpB gene encoding SMC-Scp complex subunit ScpB has product MEQVELKRVIEGLLFVFSESLSVKRLKDILQDADDTAIRQAVEHLNAEYAAANRAFRIQDIAGGLHMVTDESLAPWIRKALQPPKPDSVTSATMETLAIIAYRQPITKAEIEAVRGVDATASLDTLVERQFVKMTGRKDTPGRPFLYGTTTEFLRHFGLTSIEALPKMATPTIQEPHAESAVATPSN; this is encoded by the coding sequence ATGGAACAGGTTGAACTGAAGCGGGTCATTGAAGGCTTGTTGTTTGTGTTCAGCGAGTCATTATCGGTGAAGCGGCTCAAGGACATTCTGCAGGATGCGGACGACACAGCGATCCGGCAGGCGGTAGAACACCTCAATGCCGAATATGCGGCGGCGAATCGCGCGTTCCGGATCCAAGACATCGCCGGGGGCTTGCACATGGTGACCGATGAGTCGCTCGCCCCCTGGATTCGCAAGGCGCTGCAGCCGCCCAAGCCGGATTCGGTCACATCGGCGACGATGGAAACACTCGCCATCATCGCGTATCGCCAGCCGATCACCAAAGCCGAAATCGAAGCGGTCCGCGGCGTTGATGCGACTGCTTCACTTGATACCCTCGTTGAGCGGCAATTTGTGAAAATGACCGGCCGAAAAGACACGCCGGGCCGGCCGTTTCTCTACGGAACCACCACGGAGTTTCTGCGCCATTTCGGGCTGACATCAATTGAAGCATTACCCAAAATGGCCACGCCCACGATTCAAGAGCCTCATGCCGAATCTGCCGTCGCTACGCCGTCGAATTGA